In one window of Aphidius gifuensis isolate YNYX2018 linkage group LG4, ASM1490517v1, whole genome shotgun sequence DNA:
- the LOC122855971 gene encoding putative uncharacterized protein DDB_G0282133 isoform X8 produces the protein MAELITKKSTNIVSNKNNDVCSVKSNNGLIDIDNTTPSNNFIMKKLCEDEDNNENVDVDDLILTNNTINELNNDEKSLQELIENELALRICTDDDEEEEVDQDQDDQDDNCKPSVTTIKKIILEPHQDLTDINTKFINNEINNYDIVDESFNFSINNNHETDDVKLNQNNSIEQVINDNNLAIDNETNDDDVVDVAVNGEINNQKINISSQDLELQQTTSIDDDENIIENNKKLIQDDDDDDDDEEKINFLQVDVDKSDGNVFVVEYNEDIKNSDITQENDKHQQDQPDAWLDPVTLTVNQQQTGEFSDDFTENIDNEKITQVIDLINDDKKNINIFNNITVDIDKTSLTNNNNNNNENIFIEKNNNDYEIIIKENDTDEIKEIDDTNENLKKQNDDNFSSLANNEIDPIVKNDIYNKSQNEQSNSMSCNNSNNNINNNSNNNNIDIDFEFKKTNNLLLISNNTEITDVTADNDTAIYSASIDNLRDKCLSNIIAPLATPDDETSSDLSNLCEISEIHEEVITSNTVTSSVSKTSTKTKKKKIDGVAGNDASQTTPKIKKTKKSKKSELEKENISVNGNAAESKSMNTSSRQGSHYNQEELLSDEDDLSNVNVKSLTQCYVSETSRDENGKSNKEVIETGVSIKQLCRSFGDISNAEEVEKTTIENVKQTMDTQEKAKSMDDLSIYGRKSKMFSIDASVFARVSVTALRASYCSLANLTKTIEHDEHHKYLKFEKSSFNKFDALTKKSVLHVRLGDGTKSQQQLNMVGQNGDANPNCRSCGKVVFQMEQMKAEGLVFHKNCFRCSVCSKQLNVDNYESNECILYCKAHFKELFQPKPVEESDQPASDKPDLGLEELSSLNVKSRFQVFEKSKNDINNDIERSPSQVAVKRSPSILSKLAKFQAKGMDIGVADESLNGIPYEESSESEDDEDQEDTDETDGDIVKSKRSSRERPMSFSKMDDIKNRWEVTSQQGRRETQREARKEEIAGIRSRLFMGKQGKMKEMYQQAVAESEKQQKINAVEEIQHSTHARSIKEKFERGEIVTASDDEIDNKPKAEKPDEEVIAAGISRKSRSLFLELDATAAKTGRPVTPVNLKTPTDSSKRAKDVNSPEREIYRDPDVIRADDRVDEVVHTDTARKMLSIFRQMEVNASKEDLPDGPKPLKRFTPPPEDKFAKPSGSDTEEDEDDGEESADDDSTEDKDPNYVRASDKVEDEFLKQSQNADKAKTLRAKFEQWETTDGKTTSHHIAEMDLAQDGGEQASIESARSLRARFESLGSTPAETTPRTAKVKVNRFVEIQTACTDICESCEKKVYPLEKVETNNKIFHKQCFRCLQCNCVLRMDTFTLNNGKLYCIPHFKQLFITRGNYDEGFGVDPHKNKWATNGNSTSAAVINGGATPVVQQV, from the exons atggcAGAATTAATAACAAAGAAGTCAACAAATATTGTAagtaataaaaacaatgatgTTTGCAGTGTCAAATCTAACAATGGTTTGATAGATATTGATAACACAACCCCAagtaacaattttataatgaaaaaattatgtgaagatgaagataataatgaaaatgttgatgttgatgatttaatactaacaaacaatacaattaatgaattaaataatgatgaaaaaagtttacaagaattaattgaaaatgaattggCATTGAGAATATGtacagatgatgatgaagaagaagaagttgATCAAGATCAAGATGATCAAGATGATAATTGTAAACCGAGtgtaacaacaattaaaaaaattatactggaACCACATCAAGATTTAACTGATATTAatactaaatttataaacaatgaaataaataattatgatattgttgatgaatcatttaattttagcattaataataatcatgaaactgatgatgttaaattaaatcaaaacaaTTCAATTGAACAagtaataaatgataataatttagctattgataatgaaacaaatgatgatgatgttgttgatgttgctgttaatggtgaaataaataatcaaaaaataaatatatcaagtcAAGATTTAGAGCTTCAACAAACAACATCAATTGATGacgatgaaaatattatagaaaataataaaaaattaatacaagatgatgatgatgatgatgatgatgaagaaaaaataaattttttacaagttgATGTTGATAAAAGTGATGGtaatgtttttgttgttgaatataatGAAGACATAAAAAATTCTGACATTACTCAAGAAAATGATAAGCATCAACAAGATCAACCGGATGCTTGGTTGGATCCAGTTACATTGACTGTCAATCAACAACAAACTGGTGAATTTTCAGATGATTTTacagaaaatattgataatgaaaaaataacacaagttattgatttaataaatgatgataaaaaaaatataaatatatttaataatataacagtTGACATTGATAAAACatcattaacaaataataataataacaacaatgaaaatatatttattgaaaaaaataataatgattatgaaataattatcaaagaaaatgatactgatgaaattaaagaaattgatgataccaatgaaaatttaaaaaaacaaaatgacgataatttttcatcattagcTAATAATGAAATAGATCCAATAGtcaaaaatgatatttataataaatcacaaaatgaacaatcaaattcaatgagttgtaataatagcaataataatattaataataatagtaataataataatatagatattgattttgaatttaaaaaaactaacaatttattattgatttctAATAATACTGAAATAACTGATGTCACAGCTGACAATGACACAGCTATTTATTCAGCATCAATCGATAATTTGCGTGATAAATGCTTGAGTAATATTATTGCTCCCTTAGCAACCCCGGATGATGAAACAAGCAGCGATTTATCTAATTTGTGTGAAATA agTGAAATACATGAAGAGGTGATAACAAGTAATACGGTTACATCATCTGTATCAAAAACATCaactaaaactaaaaaaaagaaaatcgaTGGTGTTGCTGGTAATGATGCATCACAAACTAcaccgaaaattaaaaaaactaaaaaaagcaaaaaaagtgaattggaaaaggaaaatatatcagtg AATGGTAATGCTGCTGAATCAAAAAGCATGAATACAAGTAGTCGTCAAGGCAGTCATTATAACCAGGAAGAATTATTATCAGACGAGGATGATCTGTCAAACGTCAATGTCAAATCATTG ACACAATGCTATGTGTCAGAAACAAGTCGAGATGAAAATGGAAAATCTAATAAGGAAGTCATTGAGACTGGTGTATCCATCAAACAGTTG TGTCGAAGCTTTGGTGACATATCAAATGCAGAAGAGgttgaaaaaacaacaattgaaaatgtcAAACAGACTATGGATACCCAAGAA AAAGCAAAGTCAATGGATGATTTGAGTATCTATGGAAGGAAGTCAAAGATGTTTTCGATTGATGCATCAGTATTTGCCAGGGTTTCAGTAACAGCTCTT agAGCATCATACTGTAGTTTGgctaatttaacaaaaaccATTGAACACGATGaacatcataaatatttaaaatttgag AAATCAAGTTTCAACAAATTTGATGCACTCACTAAAAAATCAGTTCTTCATGTTCGCTTGGGTGATGGAACAAAATCACAGCAACAATTAAAcatg GTTGGTCAAAATGGTGATGCCAATCCAAATTGTCGAAGTTGTGGCAAGGTCGTATTCCAAATGGAACAAATGAAGGCCGAGGGTTTGGTCTTTCACAAAAATTGTTTCCGATGTAGTGTATGTAGTAAGCAATTGAATGTCGACAATTATGAAAGCAATGAGTGCATCCTGTATTGCAAGGCACACTTCAAGGAGCTGTTTCAACCAAAACCGGTTGAAGAATCAGATCAAccag CTTCTGATAAACCAGATCTTGGATTGGaagaattatcatcattaaatgttaaatcacgttttcaagtatttgaaaaatcaaaaaatgatattaacaATGATATTGAAAGATCACCATCACAAGTTGCTGTTAAAAGATCACCAAGTATTCTCAGCAAACTTgcaaa ATTTCAAGCTAAAGGAATGGATATTGGAGTAGCTGATGAATCATTAAATGGAATTCCATATGAGGAATCAAGTGAAAGTGAGGATGACGAAGACCAAGAAGACACTGATG aAACAGACGGTGATATTGTTAAATCAAAACGTTCAAGTCGTGAACGTCCAATGAGTTTTAGCAAAAtggatgatattaaaaatcgtTGGGAAGTTACAAGTCAACAAGGAAGACGTGAAACACAACGTGAAGCACGAAAAGAAGAAATTGCTGGAATTAGATCAAGACTATTTAtg ggAAAACAAGGAAAAATGAAGGAAATGTATCAACAGGCTGTTGCTGAGagtgaaaaacaacaaaaaataaatgctgtTGAAGAAATACAACATTCAACACATGCACgttcaataaaagaaaaatttgaaagagGCGAAATTGTTACTGCAtctgatgatgaaattgataataaaccaAAAGCTGAAAAACCAGATGAGGAAGTTATTGCTGCTg gtaTAAGCAGAAAATCACGTTCTCTATTTTTGGAATTGGATGCAACTGCAGCAAAAACTGGACGTCCAGTAACTcccgtaaatttaaaaacaccaACTGATTCATCAAAACGAGCAAAAGAT gtTAATTCACCAGAACGTGAGATATATCGTGATCCAGATGTGATACGTGCTGATGATCGTGTTGATGAAGTAGTACACACAGATACAGCTAGAAAAATGCTTTCAATATTTAGACAGATGGAAGTTAATGCATCAAAAGAAGATTTACCAGATGGTCCAAAGCCACTAAAACGTTTTACACCACCACCAGAAGATAAATTTGCAAAACCAAGTGGTTCTGATACTGaggaagatgaagatgatggtGAAGAATCAGCCGATGATGATAGTACTGAGGACAAAGATCCAAATTATGTCAGGGCTTCTGACAAG gttgaggatgaatttttaaaacaatcgCAAAATGCTGATAAAGCTAAAACACTACGTGCAAAATTTGAACAATGGGAAACAACTGATGGTAAAACAACTAGTCATCATATTGCTGAAATGGATCTAGCACAAGATGGTGGTGAACAAGCAAGTATTGAATCAGCAAGAAGTTTACGTGCACGTTTTGAATCACTTGGCTCAACACCTGCTGAAACAACACCACGTACAGCCAAAGTCAAGGTCAACAGATTTGTg gaAATTCAGACAGCATGTACGGATATCTGCGAGAGCTGTGAAAAAAAGGTCTATCCCTTAGAAAAAGTTgagacaaataataaaatatttcacaaACAATGCTTCAGATGTTTGCAGTGTAATTGTGTATTgag aatggATACTTTTACTTTGAACAATGGCAAACTCTATTGTATTCctcattttaaacaattatttatcactCGTGGTAATTACGACGAGGGTTTTGGTGTTGAtccacacaaaaataaatgggCAACAAATGGAAATTCAACATCAGCAGCTGTTATCAATGGTGGAGCAACTCCAGTTGTTCAacaagtttaa
- the LOC122855971 gene encoding uncharacterized protein MAL13P1.304 isoform X13, with amino-acid sequence MAELITKKSTNIVSNKNNDVCSVKSNNGLIDIDNTTPSNNFIMKKLCEDEDNNENVDVDDLILTNNTINELNNDEKSLQELIENELALRICTDDDEEEEVDQDQDDQDDNCKPSVTTIKKIILEPHQDLTDINTKFINNEINNYDIVDESFNFSINNNHETDDVKLNQNNSIEQVINDNNLAIDNETNDDDVVDVAVNGEINNQKINISSQDLELQQTTSIDDDENIIENNKKLIQDDDDDDDDEEKINFLQVDVDKSDGNVFVVEYNEDIKNSDITQENDKHQQDQPDAWLDPVTLTVNQQQTGEFSDDFTENIDNEKITQVIDLINDDKKNINIFNNITVDIDKTSLTNNNNNNNENIFIEKNNNDYEIIIKENDTDEIKEIDDTNENLKKQNDDNFSSLANNEIDPIVKNDIYNKSQNEQSNSMSCNNSNNNINNNSNNNNIDIDFEFKKTNNLLLISNNTEITDVTADNDTAIYSASIDNLRDKCLSNIIAPLATPDDETSSDLSNLCEISEIHEEVITSNTVTSSVSKTSTKTKKKKIDGVAGNDASQTTPKIKKTKKSKKSELEKENISVCRSFGDISNAEEVEKTTIENVKQTMDTQEKSSFNKFDALTKKSVLHVRLGDGTKSQQQLNMVGQNGDANPNCRSCGKVVFQMEQMKAEGLVFHKNCFRCSVCSKQLNVDNYESNECILYCKAHFKELFQPKPVEESDQPVRPRKPEMIIRENEPEELPPDVVRASDKPDLGLEELSSLNVKSRFQVFEKSKNDINNDIERSPSQVAVKRSPSILSKLAKFQAKGMDIGVADESLNGIPYEESSESEDDEDQEDTDETDGDIVKSKRSSRERPMSFSKMDDIKNRWEVTSQQGRRETQREARKEEIAGIRSRLFMGKQGKMKEMYQQAVAESEKQQKINAVEEIQHSTHARSIKEKFERGEIVTASDDEIDNKPKAEKPDEEVIAAGISRKSRSLFLELDATAAKTGRPVTPVNLKTPTDSSKRAKDAFMARQVSDDVIRSTDTTAEIQVETTDISNKFKFFETYKEPEKERKQFRITPPRDTKDKVNSPEREIYRDPDVIRADDRVDEVVHTDTARKMLSIFRQMEVNASKEDLPDGPKPLKRFTPPPEDKFAKPSGSDTEEDEDDGEESADDDSTEDKDPNYVRASDKVEDEFLKQSQNADKAKTLRAKFEQWETTDGKTTSHHIAEMDLAQDGGEQASIESARSLRARFESLGSTPAETTPRTAKVKVNRFVEIQTACTDICESCEKKVYPLEKVETNNKIFHKQCFRCLQCNCVLRMDTFTLNNGKLYCIPHFKQLFITRGNYDEGFGVDPHKNKWATNGNSTSAAVINGGATPVVQQV; translated from the exons atggcAGAATTAATAACAAAGAAGTCAACAAATATTGTAagtaataaaaacaatgatgTTTGCAGTGTCAAATCTAACAATGGTTTGATAGATATTGATAACACAACCCCAagtaacaattttataatgaaaaaattatgtgaagatgaagataataatgaaaatgttgatgttgatgatttaatactaacaaacaatacaattaatgaattaaataatgatgaaaaaagtttacaagaattaattgaaaatgaattggCATTGAGAATATGtacagatgatgatgaagaagaagaagttgATCAAGATCAAGATGATCAAGATGATAATTGTAAACCGAGtgtaacaacaattaaaaaaattatactggaACCACATCAAGATTTAACTGATATTAatactaaatttataaacaatgaaataaataattatgatattgttgatgaatcatttaattttagcattaataataatcatgaaactgatgatgttaaattaaatcaaaacaaTTCAATTGAACAagtaataaatgataataatttagctattgataatgaaacaaatgatgatgatgttgttgatgttgctgttaatggtgaaataaataatcaaaaaataaatatatcaagtcAAGATTTAGAGCTTCAACAAACAACATCAATTGATGacgatgaaaatattatagaaaataataaaaaattaatacaagatgatgatgatgatgatgatgatgaagaaaaaataaattttttacaagttgATGTTGATAAAAGTGATGGtaatgtttttgttgttgaatataatGAAGACATAAAAAATTCTGACATTACTCAAGAAAATGATAAGCATCAACAAGATCAACCGGATGCTTGGTTGGATCCAGTTACATTGACTGTCAATCAACAACAAACTGGTGAATTTTCAGATGATTTTacagaaaatattgataatgaaaaaataacacaagttattgatttaataaatgatgataaaaaaaatataaatatatttaataatataacagtTGACATTGATAAAACatcattaacaaataataataataacaacaatgaaaatatatttattgaaaaaaataataatgattatgaaataattatcaaagaaaatgatactgatgaaattaaagaaattgatgataccaatgaaaatttaaaaaaacaaaatgacgataatttttcatcattagcTAATAATGAAATAGATCCAATAGtcaaaaatgatatttataataaatcacaaaatgaacaatcaaattcaatgagttgtaataatagcaataataatattaataataatagtaataataataatatagatattgattttgaatttaaaaaaactaacaatttattattgatttctAATAATACTGAAATAACTGATGTCACAGCTGACAATGACACAGCTATTTATTCAGCATCAATCGATAATTTGCGTGATAAATGCTTGAGTAATATTATTGCTCCCTTAGCAACCCCGGATGATGAAACAAGCAGCGATTTATCTAATTTGTGTGAAATA agTGAAATACATGAAGAGGTGATAACAAGTAATACGGTTACATCATCTGTATCAAAAACATCaactaaaactaaaaaaaagaaaatcgaTGGTGTTGCTGGTAATGATGCATCACAAACTAcaccgaaaattaaaaaaactaaaaaaagcaaaaaaagtgaattggaaaaggaaaatatatcagtg TGTCGAAGCTTTGGTGACATATCAAATGCAGAAGAGgttgaaaaaacaacaattgaaaatgtcAAACAGACTATGGATACCCAAGAA AAATCAAGTTTCAACAAATTTGATGCACTCACTAAAAAATCAGTTCTTCATGTTCGCTTGGGTGATGGAACAAAATCACAGCAACAATTAAAcatg GTTGGTCAAAATGGTGATGCCAATCCAAATTGTCGAAGTTGTGGCAAGGTCGTATTCCAAATGGAACAAATGAAGGCCGAGGGTTTGGTCTTTCACAAAAATTGTTTCCGATGTAGTGTATGTAGTAAGCAATTGAATGTCGACAATTATGAAAGCAATGAGTGCATCCTGTATTGCAAGGCACACTTCAAGGAGCTGTTTCAACCAAAACCGGTTGAAGAATCAGATCAAccag TGAGACCAAGAAAACCAGAGATGATCATACGTGAGAATGAACCAGAAGAGCTGCCACCTGATGTGGTCAGAG CTTCTGATAAACCAGATCTTGGATTGGaagaattatcatcattaaatgttaaatcacgttttcaagtatttgaaaaatcaaaaaatgatattaacaATGATATTGAAAGATCACCATCACAAGTTGCTGTTAAAAGATCACCAAGTATTCTCAGCAAACTTgcaaa ATTTCAAGCTAAAGGAATGGATATTGGAGTAGCTGATGAATCATTAAATGGAATTCCATATGAGGAATCAAGTGAAAGTGAGGATGACGAAGACCAAGAAGACACTGATG aAACAGACGGTGATATTGTTAAATCAAAACGTTCAAGTCGTGAACGTCCAATGAGTTTTAGCAAAAtggatgatattaaaaatcgtTGGGAAGTTACAAGTCAACAAGGAAGACGTGAAACACAACGTGAAGCACGAAAAGAAGAAATTGCTGGAATTAGATCAAGACTATTTAtg ggAAAACAAGGAAAAATGAAGGAAATGTATCAACAGGCTGTTGCTGAGagtgaaaaacaacaaaaaataaatgctgtTGAAGAAATACAACATTCAACACATGCACgttcaataaaagaaaaatttgaaagagGCGAAATTGTTACTGCAtctgatgatgaaattgataataaaccaAAAGCTGAAAAACCAGATGAGGAAGTTATTGCTGCTg gtaTAAGCAGAAAATCACGTTCTCTATTTTTGGAATTGGATGCAACTGCAGCAAAAACTGGACGTCCAGTAACTcccgtaaatttaaaaacaccaACTGATTCATCAAAACGAGCAAAAGAT gCATTTATGGCTCGTCAAGTATCTGATGATGTTATTCGTAGTACTGACACAACTGCTGAGATTCAAGTTGAAACAAcagatatttcaaataaatttaaattttttgaaacataCAAGGAAccagaaaaagaaagaaaacaaTTTCGTATAACTCCTCCGCGTGATACTAAAGATAAG gtTAATTCACCAGAACGTGAGATATATCGTGATCCAGATGTGATACGTGCTGATGATCGTGTTGATGAAGTAGTACACACAGATACAGCTAGAAAAATGCTTTCAATATTTAGACAGATGGAAGTTAATGCATCAAAAGAAGATTTACCAGATGGTCCAAAGCCACTAAAACGTTTTACACCACCACCAGAAGATAAATTTGCAAAACCAAGTGGTTCTGATACTGaggaagatgaagatgatggtGAAGAATCAGCCGATGATGATAGTACTGAGGACAAAGATCCAAATTATGTCAGGGCTTCTGACAAG gttgaggatgaatttttaaaacaatcgCAAAATGCTGATAAAGCTAAAACACTACGTGCAAAATTTGAACAATGGGAAACAACTGATGGTAAAACAACTAGTCATCATATTGCTGAAATGGATCTAGCACAAGATGGTGGTGAACAAGCAAGTATTGAATCAGCAAGAAGTTTACGTGCACGTTTTGAATCACTTGGCTCAACACCTGCTGAAACAACACCACGTACAGCCAAAGTCAAGGTCAACAGATTTGTg gaAATTCAGACAGCATGTACGGATATCTGCGAGAGCTGTGAAAAAAAGGTCTATCCCTTAGAAAAAGTTgagacaaataataaaatatttcacaaACAATGCTTCAGATGTTTGCAGTGTAATTGTGTATTgag aatggATACTTTTACTTTGAACAATGGCAAACTCTATTGTATTCctcattttaaacaattatttatcactCGTGGTAATTACGACGAGGGTTTTGGTGTTGAtccacacaaaaataaatgggCAACAAATGGAAATTCAACATCAGCAGCTGTTATCAATGGTGGAGCAACTCCAGTTGTTCAacaagtttaa